One Phalacrocorax aristotelis chromosome 12, bGulAri2.1, whole genome shotgun sequence DNA window includes the following coding sequences:
- the WBP1L gene encoding WW domain binding protein 1-like isoform X5, with product MSLQNAFPPGSWTGFWLVWTIIIILSCCCVCHHRRTKHRLQAQQRQHEINLIAYREAHNYSALPFYFRFLPNYLLPPYEEVVNRPPTPPPPYSALHQQCVPAGSSSTIPDTPRNLQPAQSSSAAPSGNNSSTDNTGSPGLGDPEPSTTTLVERVVAKMQSVEPSGTSTGAELVERAGPDKDMECKEELLKGYSSESLEQSSAIPDAKDKTPGRQRRFTGDSGIEVCVCNRGHHDDDLKEFDGLIDDALDGPLDFCDSCSGRPHGDEEEGLFHAEEEQHREHSHHHLPRQPVCVLLNTINEQDSPNSRTNNSPS from the exons ggtTTTGGCTGGTGTGgaccatcatcatcatcctcagctgctgttgtgtttgCCATCACCGACGCACCAAACATCGTCTCCAGGCCCAGCAGCGGCAACACGAGATCAACCTGATCGCTTACCGGGAAGCCCATAACTATTCAGCCCTGCCATTTTATTTCC GGTTCTTGCCAAATTATTTACTACCTCCCTATGAGGAAGTGGTGAACCGACCACCGACCCCCCCGCCACCATATAGTGCCTTACACCAGCAGTGTgtcccagcaggcagcagtaGCACAATTCCAGACACGCCAAGAAacctgcagccagcacagagcagctcagcagcacccaGCGGCAATAACAGCAGTACTGACAACACCGGGTCCCCTGGCCTTGGGGACCCCGAGCCCTCCACCACCACACTGGTCGAGCGAGTAGTTGCCAAAATGCAGAGCGTCGAGCCCAGTGGTACCAGCACGGGAGCCGAGCTAGTGGAGAGGGCTGGTCCTGATAAGGATATGGAGTGCAAGGAGGAACTGCTAAAAGGTTACAGCTCTGAGAGCTTAGAGCAGAGCAGCGCCATTCCCGACGCGAAGGACAAGACGCCGGGCAGGCAGCGCCGTTTCACCGGTGACTCAGGCATTGAAGTCTGTGTATGCAACCGGGGCCATCATGACGATGACCTCAAGGAGTTCGACGGGCTCATCGATGATGCTCTGGATGGGCCTCTGGACTTCTGCGACAGCTGCAGCGGCCGCCCCCATGGGGATGAGGAGGAAGGGCTTTTTCATGCTGAGGAAGAGCAGCACCGTGAACACAGCCACCACCACCTGCCCCGGCAGCCGGTGTGTGTACTCTTGAACACGATAAATGAGCAGGACTCTCCAAACTCTCGTACCAATAACTCCCCCAGCTAA
- the CYP17A1 gene encoding steroid 17-alpha-hydroxylase/17,20 lyase isoform X1 yields MPLLGTLLLALALLCAWVLVRQRAATKMGTRTGTGPGRPRSLPALPLVGSLLQLAGHPQLHLRLWRLQGRYGSLYALWMGSHYVVVVNSYRHAREVLLKKGKAFAGRPHTVTTDLLSRGGKDIAFASYSPLWKFQRKLVHAALSMFGEGSLSLETIICREAASLCETLSAAQDTALDVAPEFTRAVTNVVCSLCFNSSYRRGDPEFEAMLEYSQGIVDTVAKESLVDIFPWLQIFPNKDLALLKRCLKVRDQLLQQKFTEHKEAFCGDTVRDLMDALLQVRLSAKNGSSPAPGLELTDDHLLMTVGDIFGAGVETTTTVLKWAVLYLLHYPEPLLPSQVQRKIQEEMDQKIGLARHPQLSDRPLLPYLAATISEVLRIRPVSPLLIPHVSLADTSIGEYSIPKGARVIINLWSVHHDEKEWDKPEEFNPGRFLDEQGQHIHSPSPSYLPFGAGIRVCLGEVLAKMELFLFLAWVLQRFTLECPQDQPLPSLEGKFGVVLQVQKFRVKARLRDAWRAS; encoded by the exons ATGCCGCTGCTAGGCAccctgctgctggccctggccctgctctgcgCCTGGGTGCTGGTACGCCAGCGAGCCGCCACAAAAATGGGGACAAGGACAGGGACGGGTCCAGGGCGCCCACGGAGCCTGCCAGCCCTGCCGCTAGTGgggagcctgctgcagctggctgggcaCCCCCAGCTCCACCTACGGCTCTGGCGCCTGCAGGGCCGCTACGGCAGCCTCTACGCCCTCTGGATGGGCTCTCACTATGTGGTGGTTGTCAACAGCTATCGGCATGCCAGGGAAGTGCTGCTGAAGAAGGGGAAGGCTTTCGCTGGACGGCCGCACACC GTGACCACGGACCTGCTGTCCCGGGGGGGTAAGGACATCGCCTTTGCCAGTTACAGCCCCCTCTGGAAGTTCCAGCGCAAGCTGGTACATGCTGCCCTCTCCATGTTTGGGGAGGGCTCACTTAGCCTTGAGACGATCA TCTGCCGGGAGGCTGCATCCCTGTGCGAGACACTCAGCGCTGCACAGGATACAGCCCTTGACGTGGCCCCTGAGTTCACACGGGCCGTCACCAACGTGGTCTGCTCCCTCTGCTTCAACTCCTCGTACCGGCGTGGGGACCCCGAGTTTGAGGCCATGCTGGAGTACAGCCAGGGTATCGTGGACACTGTGGCCAAGGAGAGCTTGGTGGACATCTTCCCCTGGCTCCAG ATATTCCCCAATAAGGACCTGGCCCTGCTGAAAAGATGCCTCAAGGTACGggaccagctgctgcagcagaagttCACCGAACACAAG GAAGCCTTCTGCGGGGACACCGTGAGGGACCTCATGGATGCCCTCCTGCAAGTGAGGCTCAGTGCCAAGAACGGCAGCTCTCCGGCACCAGGGCTGGAGTTGACTGACGACCACCTCCTCATGACTGTGGGGGACATCTTTGGGGCTGGCGTGGAGACCACCACGACTGTGCTCAAATGGGCTGTGCTCTACCTGCTCCACTACCCCGAG cccttgCTCCCCTCCCAGGTCCAGAGGAAGATTCAGGAGGAGATGGACCAGAAAATTGGCCTGGCACGTCACCCCCAACTCAGCGACCGCCCACTGCTGCCCTACCTGGCGGCCACCATCAGTGAAGTGCTGCGCATCCGACCCGTGTCCCCCCTGCTCATCCCCCACGTGTCCCTTGCTGACACCAG CATCGGGGAATACTCCATCCCCAAGGGCGCCAGAGTCATCATCAACCTCTGGTCCGTGCACCATGACGAAAAGGAGTGGGACAAGCCTGAGGAGTTCAACCCTG GCCGCTTCCTGGATGAGCAGGGCCAGCACATCCACTCACCCTCGCCCAGCTACCTGCCGTTCGGGGCCGGGATCCGCGTCTGCCTGGGTGAAGTCCTGGCCAAGATGgagcttttcctcttcctggcctgggtgctgcagaggtTCACGCTCGAGTGTCCCCAGGACCAGCCCCTGCCCTCGCTGGAGGGCAAGTTTGGTGTTGTGCTGCAGGTGCAGAAGTTTCGAGTGAAGGCTAGGCTGCGGGACGCCTGGCGAGCCTCGTGA
- the CYP17A1 gene encoding steroid 17-alpha-hydroxylase/17,20 lyase isoform X3 has translation MPLLGTLLLALALLCAWVLVRQRAATKMGTRTGTGPGRPRSLPALPLVGSLLQLAGHPQLHLRLWRLQGRYGSLYALWMGSHYVVVVNSYRHAREVLLKKGKAFAGRPHTVTTDLLSRGGKDIAFASYSPLWKFQRKLVHAALSMFGEGSLSLETIICREAASLCETLSAAQDTALDVAPEFTRAVTNVVCSLCFNSSYRRGDPEFEAMLEYSQGIVDTVAKESLVDIFPWLQIFPNKDLALLKRCLKEAFCGDTVRDLMDALLQVRLSAKNGSSPAPGLELTDDHLLMTVGDIFGAGVETTTTVLKWAVLYLLHYPEPLLPSQVQRKIQEEMDQKIGLARHPQLSDRPLLPYLAATISEVLRIRPVSPLLIPHVSLADTSIGEYSIPKGARVIINLWSVHHDEKEWDKPEEFNPGRFLDEQGQHIHSPSPSYLPFGAGIRVCLGEVLAKMELFLFLAWVLQRFTLECPQDQPLPSLEGKFGVVLQVQKFRVKARLRDAWRAS, from the exons ATGCCGCTGCTAGGCAccctgctgctggccctggccctgctctgcgCCTGGGTGCTGGTACGCCAGCGAGCCGCCACAAAAATGGGGACAAGGACAGGGACGGGTCCAGGGCGCCCACGGAGCCTGCCAGCCCTGCCGCTAGTGgggagcctgctgcagctggctgggcaCCCCCAGCTCCACCTACGGCTCTGGCGCCTGCAGGGCCGCTACGGCAGCCTCTACGCCCTCTGGATGGGCTCTCACTATGTGGTGGTTGTCAACAGCTATCGGCATGCCAGGGAAGTGCTGCTGAAGAAGGGGAAGGCTTTCGCTGGACGGCCGCACACC GTGACCACGGACCTGCTGTCCCGGGGGGGTAAGGACATCGCCTTTGCCAGTTACAGCCCCCTCTGGAAGTTCCAGCGCAAGCTGGTACATGCTGCCCTCTCCATGTTTGGGGAGGGCTCACTTAGCCTTGAGACGATCA TCTGCCGGGAGGCTGCATCCCTGTGCGAGACACTCAGCGCTGCACAGGATACAGCCCTTGACGTGGCCCCTGAGTTCACACGGGCCGTCACCAACGTGGTCTGCTCCCTCTGCTTCAACTCCTCGTACCGGCGTGGGGACCCCGAGTTTGAGGCCATGCTGGAGTACAGCCAGGGTATCGTGGACACTGTGGCCAAGGAGAGCTTGGTGGACATCTTCCCCTGGCTCCAG ATATTCCCCAATAAGGACCTGGCCCTGCTGAAAAGATGCCTCAAG GAAGCCTTCTGCGGGGACACCGTGAGGGACCTCATGGATGCCCTCCTGCAAGTGAGGCTCAGTGCCAAGAACGGCAGCTCTCCGGCACCAGGGCTGGAGTTGACTGACGACCACCTCCTCATGACTGTGGGGGACATCTTTGGGGCTGGCGTGGAGACCACCACGACTGTGCTCAAATGGGCTGTGCTCTACCTGCTCCACTACCCCGAG cccttgCTCCCCTCCCAGGTCCAGAGGAAGATTCAGGAGGAGATGGACCAGAAAATTGGCCTGGCACGTCACCCCCAACTCAGCGACCGCCCACTGCTGCCCTACCTGGCGGCCACCATCAGTGAAGTGCTGCGCATCCGACCCGTGTCCCCCCTGCTCATCCCCCACGTGTCCCTTGCTGACACCAG CATCGGGGAATACTCCATCCCCAAGGGCGCCAGAGTCATCATCAACCTCTGGTCCGTGCACCATGACGAAAAGGAGTGGGACAAGCCTGAGGAGTTCAACCCTG GCCGCTTCCTGGATGAGCAGGGCCAGCACATCCACTCACCCTCGCCCAGCTACCTGCCGTTCGGGGCCGGGATCCGCGTCTGCCTGGGTGAAGTCCTGGCCAAGATGgagcttttcctcttcctggcctgggtgctgcagaggtTCACGCTCGAGTGTCCCCAGGACCAGCCCCTGCCCTCGCTGGAGGGCAAGTTTGGTGTTGTGCTGCAGGTGCAGAAGTTTCGAGTGAAGGCTAGGCTGCGGGACGCCTGGCGAGCCTCGTGA
- the BORCS7 gene encoding BLOC-1-related complex subunit 7 isoform X1, which yields MAAGAAAEAQARFGHSVKGLLTEKVTSCGTDVIALTKQVLKGSRSAELLGQAARNMVMQEDAILHSEDSLRKMAIITTHLQYQQEAIQKNVEQSSNLQDQLSHLLK from the exons atggcggcgggggcggcggcggaggccCAGGCGCGCTTCGGACACTCGGTGAAGGGGCTCCTGACCGAGAAGGTGACGAGCTGCGGCACGGATGTGATCGCCCTCACCAAGCAGGTGCTGAAGGGCTCCCGCAGCGCCGAG CTCCTGGGTCAGGCTGCTAGAAACATGGTGATGCAAGAAGATGCCATCCTGCACTCAGAAGAT AGTTTAAGGAAAATGGCCATAATAACCACTCATCTACAGTATCA GCAGGAAGCAATTCAGAAGAA TGTTGAGCAGTCATCAAATCTACAGGACCAGCTGAGTCACTTGCTGAAATGA
- the BORCS7 gene encoding BLOC-1-related complex subunit 7 isoform X2, producing MAAGAAAEAQARFGHSVKGLLTEKVTSCGTDVIALTKQVLKGSRSAELLGQAARNMVMQEDAILHSEDSLRKMAIITTHLQYQQEAIQKKTS from the exons atggcggcgggggcggcggcggaggccCAGGCGCGCTTCGGACACTCGGTGAAGGGGCTCCTGACCGAGAAGGTGACGAGCTGCGGCACGGATGTGATCGCCCTCACCAAGCAGGTGCTGAAGGGCTCCCGCAGCGCCGAG CTCCTGGGTCAGGCTGCTAGAAACATGGTGATGCAAGAAGATGCCATCCTGCACTCAGAAGAT AGTTTAAGGAAAATGGCCATAATAACCACTCATCTACAGTATCA GCAGGAAGCAATTCAGAAGAA GACCAGCTGA
- the CYP17A1 gene encoding steroid 17-alpha-hydroxylase/17,20 lyase isoform X2: MPLLGTLLLALALLCAWVLVRQRAATKMGTRTGTGPGRPRSLPALPLVGSLLQLAGHPQLHLRLWRLQGRYGSLYALWMGSHYVVVVNSYRHAREVLLKKGKAFAGRPHTVTTDLLSRGGKDIAFASYSPLWKFQRKLVHAALSMFGEGSLSLETIICREAASLCETLSAAQDTALDVAPEFTRAVTNVVCSLCFNSSYRRGDPEFEAMLEYSQGIVDTVAKESLVDIFPWLQIFPNKDLALLKRCLKVRDQLLQQKFTEHKEAFCGDTVRDLMDALLQVRLSAKNGSSPAPGLELTDDHLLMTVGDIFGAGVETTTTVLKWAVLYLLHYPEVQRKIQEEMDQKIGLARHPQLSDRPLLPYLAATISEVLRIRPVSPLLIPHVSLADTSIGEYSIPKGARVIINLWSVHHDEKEWDKPEEFNPGRFLDEQGQHIHSPSPSYLPFGAGIRVCLGEVLAKMELFLFLAWVLQRFTLECPQDQPLPSLEGKFGVVLQVQKFRVKARLRDAWRAS, encoded by the exons ATGCCGCTGCTAGGCAccctgctgctggccctggccctgctctgcgCCTGGGTGCTGGTACGCCAGCGAGCCGCCACAAAAATGGGGACAAGGACAGGGACGGGTCCAGGGCGCCCACGGAGCCTGCCAGCCCTGCCGCTAGTGgggagcctgctgcagctggctgggcaCCCCCAGCTCCACCTACGGCTCTGGCGCCTGCAGGGCCGCTACGGCAGCCTCTACGCCCTCTGGATGGGCTCTCACTATGTGGTGGTTGTCAACAGCTATCGGCATGCCAGGGAAGTGCTGCTGAAGAAGGGGAAGGCTTTCGCTGGACGGCCGCACACC GTGACCACGGACCTGCTGTCCCGGGGGGGTAAGGACATCGCCTTTGCCAGTTACAGCCCCCTCTGGAAGTTCCAGCGCAAGCTGGTACATGCTGCCCTCTCCATGTTTGGGGAGGGCTCACTTAGCCTTGAGACGATCA TCTGCCGGGAGGCTGCATCCCTGTGCGAGACACTCAGCGCTGCACAGGATACAGCCCTTGACGTGGCCCCTGAGTTCACACGGGCCGTCACCAACGTGGTCTGCTCCCTCTGCTTCAACTCCTCGTACCGGCGTGGGGACCCCGAGTTTGAGGCCATGCTGGAGTACAGCCAGGGTATCGTGGACACTGTGGCCAAGGAGAGCTTGGTGGACATCTTCCCCTGGCTCCAG ATATTCCCCAATAAGGACCTGGCCCTGCTGAAAAGATGCCTCAAGGTACGggaccagctgctgcagcagaagttCACCGAACACAAG GAAGCCTTCTGCGGGGACACCGTGAGGGACCTCATGGATGCCCTCCTGCAAGTGAGGCTCAGTGCCAAGAACGGCAGCTCTCCGGCACCAGGGCTGGAGTTGACTGACGACCACCTCCTCATGACTGTGGGGGACATCTTTGGGGCTGGCGTGGAGACCACCACGACTGTGCTCAAATGGGCTGTGCTCTACCTGCTCCACTACCCCGAG GTCCAGAGGAAGATTCAGGAGGAGATGGACCAGAAAATTGGCCTGGCACGTCACCCCCAACTCAGCGACCGCCCACTGCTGCCCTACCTGGCGGCCACCATCAGTGAAGTGCTGCGCATCCGACCCGTGTCCCCCCTGCTCATCCCCCACGTGTCCCTTGCTGACACCAG CATCGGGGAATACTCCATCCCCAAGGGCGCCAGAGTCATCATCAACCTCTGGTCCGTGCACCATGACGAAAAGGAGTGGGACAAGCCTGAGGAGTTCAACCCTG GCCGCTTCCTGGATGAGCAGGGCCAGCACATCCACTCACCCTCGCCCAGCTACCTGCCGTTCGGGGCCGGGATCCGCGTCTGCCTGGGTGAAGTCCTGGCCAAGATGgagcttttcctcttcctggcctgggtgctgcagaggtTCACGCTCGAGTGTCCCCAGGACCAGCCCCTGCCCTCGCTGGAGGGCAAGTTTGGTGTTGTGCTGCAGGTGCAGAAGTTTCGAGTGAAGGCTAGGCTGCGGGACGCCTGGCGAGCCTCGTGA
- the WBP1L gene encoding WW domain binding protein 1-like isoform X4 yields the protein MGVNNQSYICETGHCCGQSQCCNYYYELWWFWLVWTIIIILSCCCVCHHRRTKHRLQAQQRQHEINLIAYREAHNYSALPFYFRFLPNYLLPPYEEVVNRPPTPPPPYSALHQQCVPAGSSSTIPDTPRNLQPAQSSSAAPSGNNSSTDNTGSPGLGDPEPSTTTLVERVVAKMQSVEPSGTSTGAELVERAGPDKDMECKEELLKGYSSESLEQSSAIPDAKDKTPGRQRRFTGDSGIEVCVCNRGHHDDDLKEFDGLIDDALDGPLDFCDSCSGRPHGDEEEGLFHAEEEQHREHSHHHLPRQPVCVLLNTINEQDSPNSRTNNSPS from the exons ggtTTTGGCTGGTGTGgaccatcatcatcatcctcagctgctgttgtgtttgCCATCACCGACGCACCAAACATCGTCTCCAGGCCCAGCAGCGGCAACACGAGATCAACCTGATCGCTTACCGGGAAGCCCATAACTATTCAGCCCTGCCATTTTATTTCC GGTTCTTGCCAAATTATTTACTACCTCCCTATGAGGAAGTGGTGAACCGACCACCGACCCCCCCGCCACCATATAGTGCCTTACACCAGCAGTGTgtcccagcaggcagcagtaGCACAATTCCAGACACGCCAAGAAacctgcagccagcacagagcagctcagcagcacccaGCGGCAATAACAGCAGTACTGACAACACCGGGTCCCCTGGCCTTGGGGACCCCGAGCCCTCCACCACCACACTGGTCGAGCGAGTAGTTGCCAAAATGCAGAGCGTCGAGCCCAGTGGTACCAGCACGGGAGCCGAGCTAGTGGAGAGGGCTGGTCCTGATAAGGATATGGAGTGCAAGGAGGAACTGCTAAAAGGTTACAGCTCTGAGAGCTTAGAGCAGAGCAGCGCCATTCCCGACGCGAAGGACAAGACGCCGGGCAGGCAGCGCCGTTTCACCGGTGACTCAGGCATTGAAGTCTGTGTATGCAACCGGGGCCATCATGACGATGACCTCAAGGAGTTCGACGGGCTCATCGATGATGCTCTGGATGGGCCTCTGGACTTCTGCGACAGCTGCAGCGGCCGCCCCCATGGGGATGAGGAGGAAGGGCTTTTTCATGCTGAGGAAGAGCAGCACCGTGAACACAGCCACCACCACCTGCCCCGGCAGCCGGTGTGTGTACTCTTGAACACGATAAATGAGCAGGACTCTCCAAACTCTCGTACCAATAACTCCCCCAGCTAA
- the CYP17A1 gene encoding steroid 17-alpha-hydroxylase/17,20 lyase isoform X4, which yields MPLLGTLLLALALLCAWVLVRQRAATKMGTRTGTGPGRPRSLPALPLVGSLLQLAGHPQLHLRLWRLQGRYGSLYALWMGSHYVVVVNSYRHAREVLLKKGKAFAGRPHTVTTDLLSRGGKDIAFASYSPLWKFQRKLVHAALSMFGEGSLSLETIICREAASLCETLSAAQDTALDVAPEFTRAVTNVVCSLCFNSSYRRGDPEFEAMLEYSQGIVDTVAKESLVDIFPWLQIFPNKDLALLKRCLKEAFCGDTVRDLMDALLQVRLSAKNGSSPAPGLELTDDHLLMTVGDIFGAGVETTTTVLKWAVLYLLHYPEVQRKIQEEMDQKIGLARHPQLSDRPLLPYLAATISEVLRIRPVSPLLIPHVSLADTSIGEYSIPKGARVIINLWSVHHDEKEWDKPEEFNPGRFLDEQGQHIHSPSPSYLPFGAGIRVCLGEVLAKMELFLFLAWVLQRFTLECPQDQPLPSLEGKFGVVLQVQKFRVKARLRDAWRAS from the exons ATGCCGCTGCTAGGCAccctgctgctggccctggccctgctctgcgCCTGGGTGCTGGTACGCCAGCGAGCCGCCACAAAAATGGGGACAAGGACAGGGACGGGTCCAGGGCGCCCACGGAGCCTGCCAGCCCTGCCGCTAGTGgggagcctgctgcagctggctgggcaCCCCCAGCTCCACCTACGGCTCTGGCGCCTGCAGGGCCGCTACGGCAGCCTCTACGCCCTCTGGATGGGCTCTCACTATGTGGTGGTTGTCAACAGCTATCGGCATGCCAGGGAAGTGCTGCTGAAGAAGGGGAAGGCTTTCGCTGGACGGCCGCACACC GTGACCACGGACCTGCTGTCCCGGGGGGGTAAGGACATCGCCTTTGCCAGTTACAGCCCCCTCTGGAAGTTCCAGCGCAAGCTGGTACATGCTGCCCTCTCCATGTTTGGGGAGGGCTCACTTAGCCTTGAGACGATCA TCTGCCGGGAGGCTGCATCCCTGTGCGAGACACTCAGCGCTGCACAGGATACAGCCCTTGACGTGGCCCCTGAGTTCACACGGGCCGTCACCAACGTGGTCTGCTCCCTCTGCTTCAACTCCTCGTACCGGCGTGGGGACCCCGAGTTTGAGGCCATGCTGGAGTACAGCCAGGGTATCGTGGACACTGTGGCCAAGGAGAGCTTGGTGGACATCTTCCCCTGGCTCCAG ATATTCCCCAATAAGGACCTGGCCCTGCTGAAAAGATGCCTCAAG GAAGCCTTCTGCGGGGACACCGTGAGGGACCTCATGGATGCCCTCCTGCAAGTGAGGCTCAGTGCCAAGAACGGCAGCTCTCCGGCACCAGGGCTGGAGTTGACTGACGACCACCTCCTCATGACTGTGGGGGACATCTTTGGGGCTGGCGTGGAGACCACCACGACTGTGCTCAAATGGGCTGTGCTCTACCTGCTCCACTACCCCGAG GTCCAGAGGAAGATTCAGGAGGAGATGGACCAGAAAATTGGCCTGGCACGTCACCCCCAACTCAGCGACCGCCCACTGCTGCCCTACCTGGCGGCCACCATCAGTGAAGTGCTGCGCATCCGACCCGTGTCCCCCCTGCTCATCCCCCACGTGTCCCTTGCTGACACCAG CATCGGGGAATACTCCATCCCCAAGGGCGCCAGAGTCATCATCAACCTCTGGTCCGTGCACCATGACGAAAAGGAGTGGGACAAGCCTGAGGAGTTCAACCCTG GCCGCTTCCTGGATGAGCAGGGCCAGCACATCCACTCACCCTCGCCCAGCTACCTGCCGTTCGGGGCCGGGATCCGCGTCTGCCTGGGTGAAGTCCTGGCCAAGATGgagcttttcctcttcctggcctgggtgctgcagaggtTCACGCTCGAGTGTCCCCAGGACCAGCCCCTGCCCTCGCTGGAGGGCAAGTTTGGTGTTGTGCTGCAGGTGCAGAAGTTTCGAGTGAAGGCTAGGCTGCGGGACGCCTGGCGAGCCTCGTGA